The following proteins are co-located in the uncultured Propionivibrio sp. genome:
- the hrcA gene encoding heat-inducible transcriptional repressor HrcA: MLDDRAQTLLKTLIERYIADGQPVGSRVLSKYSGLDLSAATVRNVMADLEDLGLIASPHTSAGRVPTPRGYRFFVDRLLTMQPLDSDKIHAIEDQLHPSQPQLLISSASNLISELTHFAGVVLTQRRKAPKIRQIEFVSLSEKRILLILVTTDGDVQNRILFAERPYSPAELVTATNYLNQYFAGQDFDHIRQRVKEDLLKLRGDLQNLMAAALAAGDDALHEADSQYVISGERNLLEIEELSSNMKRLRELFDLFEQRTTMMQLLDMSHRADGIQIFIGGESGLAPLDECSVIAAPYEVDGQIVGSVGVIGPTRMAYERVIPIVDITAKLLSSALTFQSNS, from the coding sequence ATGCTTGATGACCGCGCCCAAACCCTGTTAAAGACCCTGATCGAACGCTACATCGCCGATGGACAGCCGGTCGGATCGCGCGTGCTATCGAAGTACTCGGGGCTCGACCTGTCGGCGGCGACAGTGCGTAACGTCATGGCAGATCTCGAAGACCTCGGGCTCATCGCCAGTCCGCACACCTCAGCCGGGCGCGTGCCGACACCGCGCGGCTACCGCTTCTTTGTCGATCGCCTGCTGACGATGCAACCGCTCGACTCCGACAAGATCCACGCCATTGAAGACCAGTTGCACCCCTCTCAACCGCAACTGCTGATCAGCAGCGCCTCGAACCTCATCTCGGAATTGACCCATTTTGCCGGCGTGGTGCTGACGCAACGACGCAAGGCCCCGAAAATTCGGCAGATCGAATTCGTCAGCCTGTCGGAAAAACGGATCCTGCTGATTCTCGTCACCACCGACGGCGACGTGCAGAACCGGATTCTCTTCGCCGAACGTCCCTATTCGCCAGCCGAACTCGTCACCGCCACGAACTATCTCAACCAGTATTTCGCCGGACAGGACTTTGACCACATCCGCCAGCGCGTCAAGGAAGATCTGCTCAAACTGCGTGGCGACCTGCAGAATCTCATGGCGGCGGCACTCGCTGCCGGCGATGACGCCCTGCATGAGGCTGACAGCCAGTACGTCATTTCCGGCGAGCGCAACCTGCTGGAGATCGAGGAACTGTCGTCGAACATGAAGCGGCTGCGCGAGTTATTCGACCTGTTCGAACAGCGCACGACCATGATGCAACTGCTCGACATGTCACATCGCGCCGACGGTATCCAGATCTTCATCGGCGGGGAATCGGGGCTGGCGCCGCTCGACGAATGCAGCGTCATCGCCGCGCCGTACGAAGTCGACGGACAGATCGTCGGCTCGGTCGGCGTCATCGGCCCGACGCGCATGGCCTATGAGCGCGTCATCCCCATCGTCGATATCACCGCCAAGCTGCTCTCCTCGGCGCTCACTTTCCAGTCGAATTCCTGA
- a CDS encoding NAD kinase — protein sequence MEEDHPTTYRFDPKTVALIGKYQSREISESLSLLACELERRGLTVIVEKSTAESASSPEFDRWARCDFAGIGQRADVAIVLGGDGTMLNAARQLAHYCVPLVGVNQGRLGFMTDIARSDMLGAMDDLLAGKFKPETRLLLEAEVFRGGEKVASSLALNEVVVDKGPIGRLIEFQLYIDNEFVFTLRSDGLIVSTPTGSTAYALSANGPIQHPQVSGIALVPLCPHSLTNRPILVSDRNEIEIRIRQAIDSRAHFDGQVTFDLRTEDVVRIRRSKFSICLLHPPGYSYFAMLREKLHWSELPQILKHGGQEDD from the coding sequence ATGGAAGAAGACCACCCGACAACCTACCGATTCGACCCGAAAACGGTTGCTCTGATCGGAAAATATCAAAGCCGCGAGATTTCCGAATCCCTGTCCTTGCTGGCCTGCGAACTCGAACGTCGCGGCCTGACGGTGATCGTCGAGAAGTCGACTGCGGAGAGCGCGTCGTCGCCCGAATTCGACCGCTGGGCACGTTGCGATTTCGCCGGGATCGGCCAGCGTGCCGACGTGGCCATCGTGCTTGGCGGCGACGGGACCATGCTGAACGCGGCGCGGCAGTTAGCCCATTATTGTGTGCCGCTGGTCGGCGTCAATCAGGGGCGGTTGGGCTTCATGACGGACATTGCGCGCAGCGACATGCTCGGCGCCATGGACGACCTGCTGGCCGGAAAATTCAAACCCGAGACGCGTCTCCTGCTCGAGGCCGAGGTCTTCCGTGGCGGCGAGAAAGTCGCTTCCAGCCTGGCGCTCAACGAGGTCGTCGTCGACAAGGGGCCGATCGGGCGTCTGATCGAGTTCCAGTTGTACATCGACAATGAATTCGTCTTCACCTTGCGTTCCGACGGTCTGATCGTGTCGACGCCGACGGGTTCGACCGCTTACGCCTTGTCGGCCAACGGGCCGATCCAGCATCCGCAGGTATCCGGCATCGCGCTGGTGCCCTTGTGCCCGCATTCGCTGACCAACCGGCCGATTCTCGTCAGCGACCGCAACGAGATCGAGATTCGTATCCGTCAGGCGATCGATTCCCGTGCGCACTTCGACGGCCAGGTGACCTTCGATCTGCGCACCGAGGACGTGGTCCGCATTCGTCGTTCCAAGTTTTCGATCTGCCTGCTGCATCCGCCGGGATACAGTTATTTTGCGATGCTTCGCGAAAAACTCCATTGGAGCGAATTGCCGCAGATTCTCAAGCACGGCGGCCAAGAGGACGATTGA
- the recN gene encoding DNA repair protein RecN — MLLRLTIRDFVLVDRLELEFQRGFGALTGETGAGKSILVDALAFVLGERADTGWIRAGAERAEVSAEFEVADLAAVIAWLRELDLECDGGVLILRRVVDTNGRSRAYLNGSPVTVQQLREVAEALVDIHGQHAHQSLLRRDVQRSLLDEHAGLMPQSDEVAAAWRQWREAQSQLEAASAGADAIAQEREQLEWQCRELSALGFSEDEWDGLNVEHKRLAHAASLADGARFALGILSEEEGACEGQIDAVVRRLDDLLAFDAGLAGIAAQVASAQTELAEAVSALRRYADRMDLDPQRLGEVEHRIEAVLSCARKFRVAPEALPGLLDRWQARLAVLGEAADVESLAARVAAARQQFDAVATRLSKARRKAAKELGDAVSRVMQQLALGGGRFEVGLVPVEGGASSGFELVEFRIAGLAGSEARPLAKVASGGELSRISLAIQVVTAKAASVPTLVFDEVDVGIGGGVAEVVGRLLRELGQERQVLCVTHLPQVAARANWQWQVAKLAQDGVIRSRVETLEASARVEEIARMLGGVEITEITRRHAQEMLGVGE, encoded by the coding sequence ATGTTGCTTCGCCTGACGATTCGCGATTTTGTCCTTGTTGATCGGCTTGAACTCGAATTCCAGCGGGGTTTCGGCGCCTTGACCGGGGAAACCGGGGCGGGCAAGTCGATTCTGGTCGATGCGCTGGCTTTTGTCCTTGGCGAACGCGCCGATACCGGCTGGATTCGGGCGGGAGCCGAGCGCGCCGAGGTCAGTGCCGAGTTCGAGGTGGCCGATTTGGCGGCCGTCATTGCCTGGCTGCGGGAACTCGATCTCGAATGCGACGGCGGTGTCCTGATCCTGCGTCGGGTCGTCGATACGAATGGCCGTTCCCGCGCCTATCTCAACGGCTCGCCGGTGACGGTGCAGCAACTGCGCGAAGTCGCCGAGGCACTGGTCGACATCCACGGCCAGCACGCGCACCAGTCCCTGTTGCGGCGCGACGTGCAGCGTAGTCTGCTTGACGAGCACGCGGGCTTGATGCCGCAGTCCGATGAGGTCGCCGCGGCCTGGCGTCAGTGGCGCGAGGCACAGAGCCAGCTTGAGGCGGCGTCGGCGGGCGCGGATGCGATTGCGCAGGAACGCGAGCAACTTGAGTGGCAATGCCGGGAGTTGTCGGCCCTCGGTTTTTCGGAAGATGAGTGGGACGGGCTGAACGTCGAGCACAAGCGGCTCGCGCATGCGGCCAGCCTGGCCGACGGCGCCCGCTTTGCACTGGGAATCCTTTCCGAGGAGGAAGGTGCCTGCGAAGGGCAGATCGACGCGGTCGTCCGGCGCCTCGATGATCTGCTCGCCTTCGACGCCGGTCTTGCCGGGATCGCCGCGCAAGTGGCCTCGGCGCAGACGGAACTTGCCGAAGCGGTGTCGGCCTTGCGGCGCTACGCCGATCGGATGGACCTCGATCCGCAGCGCCTGGGCGAGGTCGAGCACCGGATCGAAGCCGTGCTCTCCTGTGCGCGCAAGTTCCGCGTGGCGCCGGAAGCCCTGCCGGGCTTGCTTGATCGCTGGCAGGCACGCCTGGCGGTGCTTGGCGAGGCGGCCGATGTCGAGTCGCTCGCGGCGCGCGTTGCGGCGGCACGCCAGCAGTTTGACGCGGTGGCGACGCGCTTGTCGAAAGCGCGTCGAAAAGCGGCAAAGGAACTCGGCGACGCGGTCAGCCGCGTCATGCAGCAATTGGCGCTCGGTGGCGGGCGCTTTGAGGTCGGTCTGGTTCCGGTCGAAGGCGGTGCGTCGAGCGGATTCGAACTGGTTGAATTCCGGATTGCCGGCCTTGCCGGCAGTGAAGCCCGGCCTTTGGCGAAGGTCGCCTCGGGCGGCGAATTGTCGCGCATCAGCCTGGCGATCCAGGTGGTGACGGCCAAGGCGGCCAGCGTTCCTACGCTGGTGTTCGACGAGGTCGATGTCGGTATCGGTGGTGGCGTTGCCGAGGTCGTCGGTCGTTTGCTGCGCGAATTGGGACAGGAACGTCAGGTCTTGTGCGTCACCCATTTGCCGCAGGTGGCTGCGCGGGCCAACTGGCAATGGCAAGTGGCGAAGCTGGCCCAGGATGGCGTCATTCGCAGTCGCGTCGAAACGCTGGAAGCGTCGGCGCGGGTCGAGGAGATTGCCCGCATGCTGGGTGGCGTCGAAATTACCGAGATCACGCGCCGGCACGCCCAGGAAATGCTCGGCGTCGGCGAATAA
- a CDS encoding enoyl-CoA hydratase-related protein, translating to MNYQNFDYRVDAQIARITISREKAFNSIDLESARELCDIVNRCGSDRSVRAVIITGAGNKAFCAGGDVASFAAEPETVDLLIKEITGYLHQAISRLAWMDAPVIAAVNGVAAGAGLSLAAACDLAVAADTAAFTSAYTQIGLTPDGSATYYLPRLIGRRRAMEMFLTNRVLKASEALDWGLVNRVVPAAELSESVDALAVQLARGATRAMGGAKKLMLLSANDSLESQMERETRQIAELSRSVDGLEGVKAFVEKRKPAFAG from the coding sequence GTGAATTACCAAAATTTCGACTATCGCGTCGACGCGCAGATTGCCCGTATCACGATTTCCCGTGAGAAGGCGTTCAACTCGATCGATCTGGAGAGTGCCCGGGAGCTGTGCGACATCGTCAATCGTTGCGGGTCGGATCGTTCGGTGCGAGCGGTGATCATCACCGGCGCCGGCAACAAGGCTTTCTGTGCCGGTGGCGATGTCGCCTCCTTTGCCGCCGAACCGGAGACGGTCGATCTCTTGATCAAGGAAATCACCGGTTACCTGCATCAGGCGATTTCCCGTCTGGCGTGGATGGACGCGCCGGTCATTGCCGCGGTGAATGGGGTTGCCGCCGGCGCCGGACTCAGCCTCGCCGCCGCCTGCGATCTTGCCGTTGCCGCCGATACGGCCGCATTCACCAGCGCTTATACGCAGATCGGTCTGACGCCCGACGGTAGCGCCACCTACTATTTACCGCGCCTGATCGGACGTCGTCGCGCAATGGAGATGTTTTTGACCAACCGCGTGTTGAAGGCGTCGGAGGCGCTCGACTGGGGTTTGGTGAATCGGGTCGTTCCTGCGGCTGAACTGAGTGAATCGGTCGATGCCTTGGCCGTGCAGTTGGCACGCGGCGCAACGCGCGCCATGGGCGGTGCCAAGAAACTGATGCTGCTGTCGGCGAACGACTCGCTTGAGTCTCAGATGGAGCGGGAGACGAGACAGATTGCCGAGCTTTCCCGTTCGGTCGATGGGTTGGAAGGCGTCAAGGCTTTCGTCGAGAAGCGCAAGCCGGCCTTCGCCGGCTAA
- a CDS encoding HDOD domain-containing protein encodes MLDQPLPDLDSWVAFFSEAELPVLRQTGRRLEEAQVDIDKLNGRDIAAIVLQDPLMAVRVLSYIQPLNSQRLHSDITNIGNAIMMQGVYPFFANIGTPPTIETMLRAEPQALLGVIQVIRRAQRASRYAHDWAFDRHDMNIDEVTLAALLHDLPEILLWSFAPKLAIAIRDLQQADPKLRSAMAQEKVLGIRLVDLLLALCDVWHLPNLLRTLMDDNNAHIPRVQNVTLAVNLARHSVNGWENPGLHEDFAGIEKLLRLDRETLLKRLEVPEDSRAPYLVPAESGGEPPSA; translated from the coding sequence ATGCTCGATCAACCACTGCCGGATCTCGACTCCTGGGTCGCTTTTTTCAGCGAAGCCGAATTGCCGGTTCTTCGGCAAACAGGCCGTCGCCTCGAAGAAGCGCAGGTCGACATCGACAAGCTCAACGGACGCGACATCGCTGCCATCGTTTTGCAGGACCCCTTGATGGCCGTCCGGGTTCTCTCCTACATTCAACCCTTGAACAGCCAGCGACTGCATTCCGACATCACCAACATCGGCAATGCCATCATGATGCAGGGCGTTTATCCGTTCTTCGCCAATATCGGCACGCCGCCGACGATTGAAACCATGTTGCGTGCCGAACCGCAAGCGCTGCTCGGTGTCATTCAGGTCATCCGCCGCGCCCAGCGCGCGTCGCGCTACGCCCACGACTGGGCTTTCGACCGCCATGACATGAACATCGACGAGGTCACGCTCGCCGCCCTTCTGCACGACCTGCCGGAAATCCTGCTGTGGAGTTTTGCGCCAAAACTGGCGATCGCCATCCGGGATCTGCAGCAGGCAGACCCGAAGCTACGCAGCGCCATGGCCCAGGAAAAGGTGCTTGGCATCCGTCTCGTCGACCTGCTGCTCGCGCTCTGCGACGTCTGGCACCTGCCGAATCTGCTTCGAACGCTGATGGACGACAACAACGCGCACATCCCGCGCGTCCAGAACGTCACGCTGGCCGTCAATCTGGCGCGCCACTCGGTGAACGGCTGGGAAAACCCCGGACTGCACGAAGACTTTGCCGGGATTGAAAAACTCCTGCGACTCGACCGCGAGACCTTGCTCAAACGGCTGGAAGTCCCTGAGGACTCCCGAGCACCCTATCTCGTACCGGCCGAGAGCGGCGGCGAGCCGCCATCGGCCTGA
- a CDS encoding ABC transporter permease, translating to MNPVAFLTIYRYQMARTWRTLFQSVFSPVISTALYFVVFGSAIGSRIAEVDGIHYGAFIVPGLVMMSLLTQSVSNASFAIYFPRFTGTIYELLSAPLSYFEIVLSYTAAAVSKSILLATIILLTASAFVPLHIAHPVWMVLFMLLTATTFSLLGFIIGIWADNFEKLQLVPLLIVTPLTFLGGTFYSVQMLPPFWQTVSLFNPVVYLISGFRWSFYDIADVPLSISLLVTAAFLLLCLAILAWIFKTGYRLKQ from the coding sequence ATGAATCCCGTCGCTTTTCTCACCATCTACCGTTACCAGATGGCCCGCACCTGGCGGACCCTGTTCCAGAGTGTCTTCTCGCCGGTCATCTCGACCGCGCTGTATTTCGTCGTCTTCGGCTCCGCCATCGGTTCGCGGATAGCCGAGGTCGACGGCATCCATTACGGCGCCTTCATCGTGCCCGGCCTCGTCATGATGTCGCTGCTGACGCAAAGCGTCTCGAACGCCTCGTTCGCCATCTATTTCCCGCGCTTTACCGGCACCATCTACGAGTTGCTGTCGGCGCCGCTATCCTACTTCGAGATCGTGCTCAGCTATACGGCTGCCGCCGTCTCCAAGTCGATCCTGCTGGCCACCATCATTCTGCTGACTGCCAGCGCCTTCGTCCCGCTGCACATCGCTCATCCGGTCTGGATGGTGCTGTTCATGCTGCTGACGGCGACCACCTTCAGCCTGCTCGGTTTCATCATCGGCATCTGGGCCGACAACTTCGAGAAGCTGCAGCTCGTCCCGCTACTGATCGTCACGCCGCTCACCTTTTTGGGCGGCACGTTCTATTCGGTCCAGATGCTGCCCCCCTTCTGGCAGACGGTCTCGCTATTCAATCCGGTCGTCTACCTGATCAGCGGTTTCCGCTGGAGCTTCTACGATATCGCCGACGTGCCGCTCTCGATCAGTCTCCTCGTGACTGCGGCCTTCCTGCTCCTCTGCCTCGCCATCCTCGCCTGGATATTCAAGACCGGCTATCGGCTCAAGCAGTAA
- a CDS encoding ABC transporter ATP-binding protein — MTNTIISISGLSKTYPKGFEALRNIHLDIRQGELFALLGPNGAGKTTLINLICGIVRPTVGSVSVGGFDIITRYKQARAMIGLVPQELTTDAFETVWATVCYTRGLFGKRPDPAYLEKLLRDLSLWDKKDSQIVTLSGGMKRRVLIAKALSHQPQVLFLDEPTAGVDVALRRDMWQLVRDLRSAGVTIILTTHYIEEAEEMADRIGVIRKGELILVEDKVELMRKLGMKRLSLQLAVPMTEIPPALASYGLELSADGTELTYSYDSQSERGMIAALLETLNRLGIAFHDLNTSQRSLEDIFVSLVHEETAR; from the coding sequence ATGACGAACACCATCATTTCCATCAGCGGACTTTCCAAAACCTATCCCAAAGGTTTTGAGGCGCTGCGCAATATCCACCTCGACATCCGCCAGGGCGAACTCTTCGCCCTGCTCGGCCCCAACGGCGCGGGAAAGACGACGCTGATCAACCTGATCTGCGGTATCGTGCGCCCCACCGTCGGCAGCGTCAGCGTCGGCGGATTCGACATCATCACCCGCTACAAGCAAGCGCGCGCGATGATCGGCCTTGTGCCTCAGGAGCTCACCACGGACGCCTTCGAAACCGTCTGGGCGACCGTCTGCTACACGCGCGGACTGTTCGGCAAGCGTCCCGACCCGGCCTACCTTGAAAAACTGTTGCGCGACCTGTCGCTCTGGGACAAGAAGGACAGCCAGATCGTCACCCTTTCGGGCGGGATGAAGCGACGCGTGCTTATCGCCAAGGCGCTCTCGCATCAACCGCAAGTCCTGTTCCTCGACGAACCGACCGCCGGCGTGGACGTCGCCCTGCGGCGCGACATGTGGCAACTCGTGCGCGACTTGCGCAGCGCCGGCGTCACGATCATCCTGACGACGCACTACATCGAGGAAGCAGAGGAAATGGCGGATCGCATTGGCGTCATCCGCAAGGGCGAACTGATCCTCGTCGAAGACAAGGTCGAGTTGATGCGCAAACTCGGCATGAAGCGACTGTCATTGCAACTGGCCGTGCCGATGACGGAGATTCCACCGGCCCTGGCCAGCTACGGACTCGAACTCTCGGCGGACGGTACCGAACTGACCTACTCCTACGACAGCCAGAGCGAACGCGGCATGATCGCCGCCCTGCTCGAAACCCTGAACCGCCTCGGCATCGCCTTTCACGACCTCAACACCTCGCAACGCTCGCTCGAAGACATCTTCGTCAGCCTCGTCCACGAGGAGACCGCCCGATGA
- a CDS encoding c-type cytochrome, translating to MKTSLIAASIGFAAIAFSPLSHAADAAAAEALAKKEGCLKCHAIDKKKDAESLKGIAKKFAGKPDAEAKIMTQITSGAKVKLEDGSEDEHKIVKTKDKAELSNMIQWILSLK from the coding sequence ATGAAAACTTCACTCATCGCCGCCTCCATCGGCTTCGCCGCCATCGCCTTCTCGCCCCTCTCTCACGCCGCCGACGCCGCCGCAGCCGAAGCCCTCGCCAAGAAGGAAGGCTGTCTCAAGTGCCACGCCATCGACAAGAAAAAGGATGCCGAATCGCTCAAGGGCATCGCCAAAAAATTCGCCGGCAAGCCCGACGCCGAAGCCAAAATCATGACCCAGATCACCTCCGGCGCCAAAGTCAAACTCGAGGACGGATCCGAAGACGAACACAAAATCGTCAAAACCAAGGACAAGGCAGAACTCTCCAACATGATCCAGTGGATCCTCTCCCTCAAGTAA
- a CDS encoding cytochrome b/b6 domain-containing protein, protein MTNREYLIAPWIRIWHWTNALLISTLGVTGLSLHFASPDLPLVDFALAVRIHNTAGVLLIAAYAFFVVANIVTGNWWQFVPKPPGIFQRIIVQARWYAIGIFRDEPHPHEPSPAEHFNALQAITYWKVMYLLMPLILITGLIYLYPEFAPDSLFGFDGLLPIAMLHYLAAVAILLFMLSHIYLGTTGKTVGQMFKMMFTGWHEH, encoded by the coding sequence ATGACTAATCGCGAATACCTGATCGCCCCCTGGATCCGCATCTGGCACTGGACCAACGCCCTGCTCATATCAACCCTCGGCGTCACCGGCCTCAGCCTGCATTTCGCCAGCCCAGACCTGCCCCTCGTCGACTTCGCCCTCGCCGTCCGCATCCACAACACCGCCGGCGTCCTGCTCATCGCCGCCTATGCCTTCTTCGTCGTCGCCAACATCGTCACCGGTAACTGGTGGCAGTTCGTCCCCAAACCGCCCGGCATCTTCCAGCGCATCATCGTCCAGGCCCGCTGGTACGCCATCGGCATCTTCCGCGACGAACCCCATCCGCACGAACCTTCACCCGCCGAGCACTTCAACGCCCTCCAGGCCATCACCTACTGGAAGGTCATGTACCTGCTCATGCCCCTCATCCTCATCACCGGACTCATCTACCTCTATCCCGAGTTCGCCCCCGACAGCCTCTTCGGCTTCGACGGCCTCCTCCCCATCGCCATGCTCCACTATCTGGCCGCCGTCGCCATCCTCCTCTTCATGCTCTCCCACATCTATCTCGGCACCACCGGCAAAACCGTCGGCCAGATGTTCAAGATGATGTTCACCGGATGGCACGAACACTAG
- a CDS encoding cytochrome c3 family protein → MPSLPLGQCILRAITSLFLIASISLPVVAAEGSEGQAAVPAVMPAAGPSEKVREANGECFACHSEAGIKAPPKEGMDLKKLKDLLQDPAHFYAADHQKLLCTKCHSEGYDDFPHEPNAKESTGTCTDCHSKKANLIEKQFDKSVHAELSDTITCTTCHNPHLMRVADKLGDTRKIVAQDNRVCLDCHDSEKRFAKFAPEKKKRPPIDDIHDWLPNTRLHWKAVRCVECHTPAVAAGEMLSHQILNKEKAEKNCISCHSANSSLKTRLYRHLAKEEQQQYGFAHSVILAKSYVIGATRHPLLDTLVLCAFAAMIIGLLAHGIGRIVARKLRRSKHHD, encoded by the coding sequence ATGCCGTCATTACCGCTTGGCCAGTGCATACTCAGGGCGATAACCTCTTTATTCCTGATCGCGTCGATATCTTTGCCGGTGGTTGCAGCGGAAGGCAGCGAGGGGCAGGCGGCTGTGCCGGCGGTGATGCCGGCGGCGGGTCCGTCGGAGAAGGTGCGCGAGGCGAACGGCGAGTGTTTTGCCTGCCACTCCGAAGCCGGCATCAAGGCGCCGCCCAAGGAAGGCATGGACCTCAAGAAGCTCAAGGACCTGCTCCAGGATCCGGCGCATTTCTATGCCGCCGACCACCAGAAGCTCCTCTGCACCAAGTGTCACAGCGAGGGCTATGACGATTTCCCGCACGAGCCCAACGCCAAGGAATCGACCGGCACCTGTACCGACTGCCATTCCAAGAAGGCCAACCTCATCGAGAAGCAGTTCGACAAGTCCGTCCATGCCGAACTCAGCGACACCATCACCTGCACCACCTGCCACAACCCACATCTCATGCGTGTCGCCGACAAACTCGGCGACACCCGCAAGATCGTCGCTCAGGACAATCGCGTCTGTCTCGACTGTCATGATTCCGAGAAACGTTTCGCCAAGTTCGCGCCCGAGAAGAAGAAGCGTCCGCCGATCGACGACATCCACGACTGGCTGCCCAACACCCGCCTGCACTGGAAGGCCGTCCGCTGTGTCGAATGTCACACCCCGGCCGTCGCCGCCGGCGAGATGCTTTCGCACCAGATCCTCAACAAGGAGAAGGCCGAGAAAAACTGCATCTCCTGCCACAGCGCCAACAGCAGCCTCAAAACCCGGCTCTACCGCCACCTCGCCAAGGAAGAGCAACAGCAGTACGGCTTCGCCCACAGCGTCATCCTGGCCAAGTCATACGTCATCGGCGCCACCCGCCATCCCCTGCTCGACACCCTTGTCCTCTGCGCCTTCGCCGCCATGATCATCGGCCTCCTCGCCCATGGCATCGGCCGCATCGTCGCCCGTAAGCTTCGCCGGAGCAAGCATCATGACTAA
- the ndk gene encoding nucleoside-diphosphate kinase encodes MAIERTLSIIKPDAVAKNVIGKIYSRFETNGLKVIAAKMAWLSAQEAGEFYAVHKARPFYADLVKFMTSGPVMIQVLEGEDAIAKNRDLMGATDPKKAAPGTIRADFAESIDANAVHGSDAPETAAVEIAFFFPAMNVYSGR; translated from the coding sequence ATGGCTATCGAACGTACCCTTTCCATCATCAAGCCCGATGCAGTTGCCAAGAATGTGATTGGGAAAATTTATTCCCGTTTCGAGACCAATGGTCTGAAAGTCATTGCGGCAAAGATGGCCTGGTTGTCCGCCCAGGAAGCCGGTGAGTTCTATGCGGTGCACAAGGCGCGTCCGTTCTATGCGGATCTCGTCAAGTTCATGACCTCCGGTCCGGTGATGATTCAGGTTCTTGAAGGCGAAGATGCCATCGCCAAGAACCGTGATCTGATGGGGGCTACCGACCCGAAGAAAGCTGCGCCCGGAACGATCCGCGCCGATTTTGCCGAGTCGATCGACGCCAACGCCGTGCATGGCTCCGACGCGCCGGAAACCGCGGCGGTCGAGATCGCCTTCTTCTTCCCGGCGATGAACGTCTATTCGGGACGTTAA
- the rlmN gene encoding 23S rRNA (adenine(2503)-C(2))-methyltransferase RlmN, which translates to MTVNLLDYDAAALTDFFAELGEKPFRAKQLLRWMHRFGQTDFMEMSDIAKTLREKLVQVAAVVPPGIVSDKLSDDGTRKFLFDVGNGNAVESVFIPEDDRGTLCVSTQAGCALDCAFCSTGKQGFNRNLTVAEIIGQLWQANRALGVDPRGERVISNVVLMGMGEPLANFDNTVAALRLMLDDNAYGLSRRRVTVSTSGLVPMMDRLRDACPVALAVSLHAPTDALRDDLVPINRKYPLRELMAACVRYLEKAPRDFVTFEYVMLDGVNDSDAHARALLALTRDVSCKFNLIPFNPFPGSPYLRSPAPRIRQFAEILMAAGVVTTTRKTRGDDIDAACGQLAGQIKDKTRRTAKSVVPIREIRS; encoded by the coding sequence ATGACAGTCAATCTGCTCGATTACGATGCCGCCGCGCTGACGGACTTCTTCGCCGAACTTGGCGAGAAGCCGTTTCGCGCCAAACAATTGTTGCGCTGGATGCATCGTTTCGGGCAGACCGACTTCATGGAGATGAGCGATATCGCCAAGACCTTGCGCGAAAAACTGGTCCAGGTGGCGGCCGTCGTGCCGCCAGGCATCGTGTCCGATAAGCTCTCCGACGATGGGACACGGAAATTCCTCTTTGATGTCGGAAATGGCAATGCCGTCGAGTCGGTATTCATCCCCGAGGACGATCGCGGAACCCTGTGCGTGTCGACCCAGGCGGGATGCGCGCTGGATTGCGCGTTCTGTTCGACCGGCAAGCAGGGTTTCAACCGGAACCTGACGGTTGCCGAAATCATCGGACAGCTATGGCAGGCCAATCGGGCGCTCGGCGTGGACCCCAGGGGCGAGCGCGTCATCAGCAATGTGGTGTTGATGGGAATGGGCGAGCCGCTGGCCAACTTCGACAATACCGTTGCTGCGTTGCGCCTGATGCTCGATGACAATGCCTATGGGTTATCGCGGCGGCGCGTAACCGTGTCGACGTCGGGCCTGGTGCCGATGATGGATCGTTTGCGCGATGCTTGTCCGGTGGCGCTCGCCGTGTCGCTGCACGCGCCGACCGATGCGCTGCGCGACGATCTTGTTCCGATCAACCGCAAATATCCCCTGCGCGAATTGATGGCGGCGTGTGTGCGCTATCTTGAGAAAGCGCCGCGCGATTTTGTTACCTTTGAATACGTCATGCTGGACGGGGTGAATGATAGCGACGCGCATGCGCGCGCGCTGCTGGCGCTGACGCGTGACGTGTCTTGCAAATTCAATCTGATTCCGTTCAATCCGTTCCCGGGGTCGCCGTACCTGCGTTCGCCGGCGCCGCGTATCCGCCAGTTCGCCGAGATACTGATGGCGGCAGGCGTGGTGACGACGACGCGCAAGACGCGCGGTGACGATATCGATGCCGCCTGTGGTCAATTGGCGGGGCAGATCAAAGATAAAACACGACGGACGGCAAAGTCCGTCGTTCCGATTCGGGAGATCCGCTCGTGA